One genomic region from Ptychodera flava strain L36383 chromosome 5, AS_Pfla_20210202, whole genome shotgun sequence encodes:
- the LOC139134085 gene encoding proprotein convertase subtilisin/kexin type 9-like has product MEVFVLIVILASVGCSVDSVAITEELIIDVSLGTVYEAVQDLTNKIVQVREEISSSKSEILDELSSECESTDDEPVCTTRVGHLSNVGDDNFSEVSCLADEVMTGCSSYLPGTAHGTRDGELVRYSSDGRPTCVAYNGHEGTGVRPYARCCKWKGMVCYYPKSQLSGSGDDDIAKSVCDAWFNGNPTTPTGCMVHTYYQCMDGSRPSSLFSQDMTSEQRPLTERACLAQNGYNCPGVTSYAACCSAPNLQCQVKYSARSGVEANDKANVRCDSGWILTGCNVFTYWLNTDGAYIEDNVCIAVTGGGGVSVWAVATCCRGN; this is encoded by the exons ATGGAGGTTTTCGTGCTTATTGTGATTTTGGCATCTGTAGGCTGTTCAGTTGATTCTGTCGCTATAACAGAGGAACTGATCATC GACGTCAGTCTGGGCACCGTGTACGAGGCTGTGCAAGATCTAACCAACAAAATTGTACAAGTCCGGGAAGAGATTTCCAGTTCTAAATCAG AAATATTGGATGAGCTGTCGTCTGAATGTGAATCAACCGATGACGAACCAGTCTGCACCACTCGTGTGGGTCATCTTTCGAACGTCGGCGACGATAACTTTTCGGAGGTTTCGTGCCTGGCGGACGAAGTCATGACGGGATGTAGTTCGTACTTGCCGGGGACAGCGCACGGTACCAGGGACGGAGAGTTGGTGCGGTACTCTAGTGATGGACGACCAACATGTGTTGCATATAATGGCCATGAGGGAACAG GTGTTCGACCATACGCTCGTTGCTGCAAATGGAAAGGCATGGTGTGTTACTATCCAAAGTCACAGTTGTCTGGTTCAGGCGATGATGACATCGCGAAAAGTGTATGCGACGCCTGGTTTAACGGGAACCCAACCACACCCACCG GATGTATGGTACACACGTATTATCAGTGCATGGACGGAAGTCGCCCATCATCTTTATTCTCGCAAGACATGACGTCCGAACAACGACCACTGACTGAGAGGGCGTGCTTGGCTCAGAATGGTTACAACTGCCCTG GTGTGACGTCCTATGCTGCCTGCTGCAGCGCCCCCAACCTACAGTGTCAAGTGAAATACTCTGCGCGAAGTGGCGTTGAAGCCAACGATAAGGCAAATGTTCGCTGTGACAGTGGGTGGATCTTGACGGGATGTAACGTGTTCACCTATTGGTTGAATACGGATGGAGCATACATCGAAG ATAACGTCTGTATTGCTGTTACTGGTGGTGGAGGTGTATCCGTTTGGGCAGTTGCGACTTGTTGCCGTGGCAACTAG